The segment CTGCATGTGCTATCACCATGGTACCACTGACGCTTCGCCTCCGAGGTAACAACGAGCGAATCGGTAGGGTATCGCGTGGTGTTCGCCGTCCGACGGATGCCCTTGCGCGCTTTTCGCCGTCGGCGCGAGCCTATAGCTCGGCTTCGACCACCTGCGCGATGGCCTCGGCGTATTCTTTCGCGGTCGCATCGTCGGCGGCTTCCACCATCACGCGCACCACCGGCTCGGTGCCACTTGGGCGCACGAGGATGCGGCCTTCTTCGCCGAGCTCGGCTTCGGCCTCGGCCACAGCACGCGCGATTGCCGCGTTGCCGTCGAGCGCGTGCTTATCGCCCACCTTCACGTTAATGAGCTCTTGGGGAAACCGCTGCATGACGCGCGCAGCTTCGGCGACCGATCCGCCTGCGCGCTGACAGGCGGCCAAGAACTGCAGCGCGGTCACGAGGCCGTCGCCCGTGGAGTTGTGCTCAAGGAAGATCATGTGACCGCTCTGCTCCCCGCCGATCGCAAGGCCGCGCTCGCGCATGGCTTCGAGAACGAAGCGATCCCCCACCTGCGTCTGAATGACCTCGATGCCTGCATCCCGCATGGCATGGGTGAACCCGAGGTTGCACATGACGGTCGATACAACGGCGTTCTCAGGTAGAAGACCGCGCCTCGAAAGGTCGATGGCGCACACGGCCTCCACCACGTCACCGTCGATTTCGCCGCCTTCTGCATCCACGAACATGACGCGGTCGGCGTCACCGTCATGCGCGACGCCCACATCGGCACCTGTTTCGGCTACGAGGTCGCGCAACGGCCCTAGAT is part of the Raoultibacter phocaeensis genome and harbors:
- the glmM gene encoding phosphoglucosamine mutase — translated: MARLFGTDGVRGIANKELTCEKAFALGQAAVAFLGGNIVIGKDTRLSGDMLEAAVVAGIMSMGGTAFAAGIIPTPGVALLVRELYCDGGIVISASHNPPEYNGIKFFDAQGFKLPCALEDEIEAYVVSGKAAEAELPTGSGVGVTIPVESAAELYIEHAVASVAEQGVRFDGLTVALDVGHGASAVSSADALERLGATVHVINDEFDGTDINVACGSTHLGPLRDLVAETGADVGVAHDGDADRVMFVDAEGGEIDGDVVEAVCAIDLSRRGLLPENAVVSTVMCNLGFTHAMRDAGIEVIQTQVGDRFVLEAMRERGLAIGGEQSGHMIFLEHNSTGDGLVTALQFLAACQRAGGSVAEAARVMQRFPQELINVKVGDKHALDGNAAIARAVAEAEAELGEEGRILVRPSGTEPVVRVMVEAADDATAKEYAEAIAQVVEAEL